One genomic segment of Petrotoga miotherma DSM 10691 includes these proteins:
- a CDS encoding peptidase U32 family protein has product MKKVELLSPAGNFEKLETVYHYGADAAYIGGKILNLRAFSKNFEDEELEKAVKLARKLQKKLFVTLNAIPHNSELELLPDCINYLERLEVDGVIVADLGVFNLVKRNSNLPLIVSTQASNTNWASVSMWRDLGAKRVILARELSLKEISEIREKVPDIEIEVFIHGAMCVSVSGRCLLSNYLTGRDANRGQCTQPCRWKYYLMEEKRPGEYFPVFEDERGTYIMNSKDLCTIDFLDKIIETGVDSLKIEGRMKSSYYAGVTTKVYRQAIDNYYNKEYTKELIDSLKKELESVSHREYTSGFYFHKPDENSQNYKTSSYIRNYKFVGKIIEKISEDQYVVDVRNKIEKGEELEIITKKGENTKILLDQIVNLEDGSLIDSANPNQKIILKEYNSLDVGDLIRVPDKGGNKHID; this is encoded by the coding sequence ATGAAAAAAGTTGAGTTGTTGTCCCCCGCAGGGAACTTTGAAAAATTGGAAACTGTTTATCACTATGGCGCCGATGCCGCATACATTGGTGGAAAAATTCTAAATTTAAGGGCATTTTCCAAGAATTTTGAAGATGAAGAATTGGAAAAGGCGGTAAAATTGGCCAGAAAATTACAAAAGAAGCTCTTTGTAACACTCAATGCAATACCCCACAATTCTGAATTGGAACTCTTACCTGATTGTATAAATTATTTGGAAAGATTAGAAGTGGACGGGGTAATAGTTGCGGATTTGGGTGTGTTTAATCTTGTGAAAAGAAACTCAAACTTACCTTTGATCGTAAGTACTCAGGCAAGTAACACCAATTGGGCTAGTGTTTCCATGTGGAGAGATTTAGGAGCAAAGAGGGTCATATTGGCAAGAGAACTTTCATTAAAAGAAATATCGGAAATCAGAGAAAAAGTCCCAGATATAGAAATTGAAGTATTCATACATGGAGCGATGTGTGTATCTGTTTCAGGCAGATGTCTATTAAGTAATTACTTAACGGGACGAGATGCCAACAGGGGGCAATGTACACAGCCCTGTAGATGGAAATACTATCTAATGGAAGAAAAAAGACCTGGGGAGTATTTTCCTGTGTTTGAAGATGAAAGAGGAACTTACATTATGAATTCTAAAGACCTTTGCACTATCGATTTTCTTGACAAAATAATTGAAACCGGCGTTGATAGTTTAAAGATAGAAGGAAGGATGAAAAGTAGTTATTATGCAGGAGTAACAACTAAAGTATACAGGCAAGCAATAGATAATTACTACAACAAAGAATACACTAAAGAACTTATCGATAGTTTAAAAAAAGAACTCGAAAGTGTTAGTCACAGAGAGTACACATCAGGTTTTTATTTTCATAAACCGGATGAAAACTCCCAAAATTATAAGACTTCGTCCTACATTAGAAATTACAAATTTGTGGGGAAAATTATAGAAAAGATATCTGAAGATCAATATGTTGTTGATGTCAGGAATAAGATAGAAAAGGGTGAAGAATTAGAGATTATAACCAAAAAAGGCGAAAATACTAAAATATTATTGGATCAAATAGTAAATCTTGAAGATGGTAGTTTAATAGATAGTGCTAATCCAAATCAAAAAATTATTTTGAAGGAGTATAATTCCCTGGACGTCGGTGATTTAATCCGAGTTCCTGACAAAGGAGGCAATAAACACATTGATTGA